The Synchiropus splendidus isolate RoL2022-P1 chromosome 1, RoL_Sspl_1.0, whole genome shotgun sequence genome includes a window with the following:
- the rubcn gene encoding run domain Beclin-1-interacting and cysteine-rich domain-containing protein isoform X1: MEAVAEEDAEERRREHWKLLSSLKTTVEGLLSTNNPNVWSRYGGLQRLHKDMNNILSHGLKNEQVYYKQRDYWPFVWCVRYISPHLASHVEQFRHLEPVLSSGMQSAGESYKAERWLLQSLQVHMLSAQLKPLLKHLSNTRKYYNDDAFLLSEPHVTAMFQCLEAVEQNNAKLLAQVDTVGLSPLKGPPCLGLLKSQSLCVLPVSNMAFRSADSAMKKESLSRRFTTSNVSLQEAASPNCEKSTPLGSHNGNGVSTSPPSGEGAPWVCVSNSSENKQPLGPLSVPCIQLPEATPEAGDCVDGECDDGPEYLAIGNLGQRSRCQSQSSTLSSDQGDPKGRSIHQNFLAPPLPRRSSCSEVQNGPGRKPRGHTRSFSDTNVNQKLRNGGSRRKIAVIIEDPLAESAGSDCCIKDYNPFSHQQSDSSTSSSLYMESSGPEGRSHSDGMFRKPSEGQSLISYLSEQDFGSCADLEKENAHFNISESLIAAIELMKYNLRKQQEEGEEEGDSDCEIQQLKQKIRLRRQQIRRSRLPSFPANQHMYHSTDSGGSRRSSQDSYQGLSDSGSAEEVEECELQDGCGGASMLAVSRNGLSLSLASLFSDADIKRSAGSSSRSFLSSESITPSFLQSNSAESVAMGLLRQFEGMQLPAASELDWLVPEHDAPQKLLPIPDSLPISPDDGEHADIYKLRIRVRGNLEWAPPRPQIIFNIHPPPKRKMVVAKQNYRCAGCGTRVDPDYIKRLRYCEYIGRYFCQCCHENSQVVVPGRVLMKWDFSKYYVSNFARDLLSKIAGDPLFNPNDINSGLYKKIKSLESIRVLRRQLFHMKNLFRTCRFAKEVLDQFDTLPGHLTDDLHLYSLNDLTAVRNGDLAPRMKELLKLGTVHVASCVLCQAKGFVCEFCGNDKDIIFPFQLSKCQRCEGEPSLLMAGLAGSRAPSRRPSLTLTWKDWKIPRSRNLARALSQDRREGEGGEDVELIWRQEEEEEDEATVMEERLSKRFKSFCRWADEGEVNSENEREVGKVEGSVEEHSGEEYSSSEGRDTSSAKPDKLDLLKVLHIERLKNILKHERTSESETCSSRESLDETDEGPNRKGRRMSAFASLGKGFLKRHQADWVKTDAKTDDKKDECETPLLEERRQEEEVAKQESDQDRFTVMKVLKQKLSAVSLSREDEQEEEGCGEVEGGSSEEEESKAKTNWRARKTRKAMRLSRGRQWREPKKEGGEVKEAAQ, from the exons ATGGAGGCGGTGGCGGAGGAAGACGCGGAGGAGCGCAG GCGGGAGCACTGGAAGCTGCTGTCCAGTCTGAAGACCACAGTGGAAGGCCTCTTGTCCACCAACAACCCCAACGTGTGGTCACGATATGGAGGTCTGCAGCGTCTGCACAAAGACATGAACAACATCCTCAGCCATGGACTGAAGAACGAGCAG GTGTACTACAAGCAGAGAGATTACTGGCCATTTGTCTGGTGTGTTCGCTATATCAGCCCACATCTTGCATCACATGTTGAACAG TTTAGGCATCTGGAGCCGGTGCTGAGCAGTGGCATGCAGAGTGCTGGTGAAAGCTACAAGGCTGAGCGCTGGCTGCTTCAAAGCTTACAAGTTCACATGTTGTCCGCTCAGCTAAAGCCTTTACTAAAGCACCTGAGTAACACAAGAAAGTACTACAATG ATGATGCCTTCCTGCTGAGCGAGCCTCACGTCACTGCGATGTTTCAGTGTCTAGAAGCTGTGGAGCAGAATAATGCCAAACTTTTAGCCCAAGTGGACACTGTAGGG TTATCACCATTGAAGGGTCCACCATGTCTGGGTTTGCTTAAGAGccagagtctgtgtgtgttgccagTGTCCAACATGGCTTTTCGGAGTGCTGACTCTGCTATGAAAAAAGAATCTCTCAGTCGTAGATTCACTACATCCAACGTCTCTCTCCAAGAGGCTGCAAGCCCAAACTGCGAAAAATCCACCCCACTAGGATCCCACAATGGCAATGGAG TCTCCACTTCACCGCCTAGTGGTGAGGGCGCCCCATGGGTCTGTGTGTCCAATTCCTCAGAGAATAAGCAACCACTGGGGCCTTTGTCAGTGCCTTGTATTCAGCTCCCAGAGGCCACCCCTGAGGCTGGTGACTGTGTTGATGGTGAATGCGATGATGGCCCAGAGTACCTGGCGATCGGCAACCTTGGGCAGCGCAGCCGGTGTCAGTCCCAGAGCTCCACTCTGAGTAGCGATCAAGGTGATCCGAAAGGCCGGTCTATACATCAGAATTTCCTCGCTCCGCCCCTTCCAAGACGGTCATCCTGCTCGGAGGTCCAGAATGGGCCAGGCCGGAAACCCAGAGGCCACACCCGCTCCTTTTCTGACACCAATGTCAATCAAAAACTCAGAAATG GAGGCAGTCGGCGGAAAATTGCCGTAATAATTGAAGATCCTTTGGCAG AATCTGCAGGCAGTGACTGTTGTATAAAGGACTACAACCCATTCTCACATCAACAGAGCGACTCCAGCACTTCCAGTTCCCTGTATATGGAATCCA GTGGGCCTGAGGGCAGGAGCCATTCTGATGGAATGTTCAGAAAGCCGTCAGAGGGTCAGAGCCTCATCAGTTACTTGTCGGAGCAGGACTTTGGCAGCTGTGCTGACCTTGAGAAG GAGAACgcacatttcaacatttcagaGTCGCTCATCGCAGCCATAGAGCTCATGAAGTACAACCTGCggaagcagcaggaagaaggtgaggaggaaggagacaGTGACTGTGAGATTCAGCAGCTCAAACAGAAAATACGCCTACGAAGGCAGCAGATCCGCCGCAGCCGACTCCCATCTTTCCCTGCAAACCAGCATA TGTACCACTCCACAGATAGCGGAGGCTCGAGGAGAAGCTCCCAGGATTCATACCAGGGTCTGTCCGACTCTGGCTCGGCTGAAGAGGTGGAAGAGTGCGAACTGCAAG ATGGCTGTGGGGGTGCCTCCATGCTGGCAGTGTCTCGGAACGGTCTCTCCCTGTCACTCGCCTCCCTGTTCTCAG ATGCAGACATTAAGCGTAGTGctggctccagcagcaggtcctTTCTCAGCTCCGAGTCAAT TACTCCCTCCTTCCTGCAGTCCAACTCTGCTGAGTCAGTAGCCATGGGTTTGCTGCGGCAGTTTGAAGGGATGCAGCTTCCTGCGGCCTCAGAGCTCGACTGGCTGGTTCCAGAGCATGACGCGCCACAGAAG TTGTTGCCAATTCCGGATTCTTTGCCAATCTCACCTGATGATGGGGAGCACGCCGACATCTACAAACTCAGGATCCGGGTCAGAGGAAACCTTGAGTGGGCTCCACCACGCCCACAAATAATCTTCAACATCCACCCTCCACCAAA AAGGAAAATGGTTGTGGCTAAACAGAACTACCGCTGCGCTGGCTGTGGTACTCGTGTTGATCCAG ACTACATTAAGAGACTTCGGTACTGCGAATACATCGGCCGCTACTTCTGCCAGTGCTGCCATGAGAATTCCCAGGTTGTGGTTCCCGGTCGAGTACTGATGAAGTGGGACTTCAGCAAGTATTATGTCAGCAACTTTGCCCGGGATCTCCTGAGCAAGATCGCTGGCGACCCGCTGTTCAACCCCAATGACATCAATAGTGGCCTTTACAAGAAGATCAAGAGTTTGGAATCTATACGG gtaTTAAGAAGGCAGCTATTCCATATGAAGAATCTGTTCAGGACGTGTCGCTTTGCAAAAGA GGTTTTGGACCAATTCGACACCCTTCCGGGTCACCTGACTGATGACCTCCACCTCTACTCCCTCAATGACCTCACAGCTGTACGCAACGGCGACCTGGCCCCTCGAATGAAAGAGCTGCTCAAACTGGGTACAGTGCATGTCGCAAGCTGTGTG CTGTGCCAGGCGAAGGGTTTTGTGTGCGAGTTCTGCGGGAACGACAAAGACATAATCTTCCCCTTTCAACTCAGCAAGTGCCAGCGCTGTGAAGGTGAGCCTTCTCTGCTCATGGCAGGCCTGGCTGGCTCTAGAGCCCCCTCACGCAGACCTTCCCTCACACTCACCTGGAAAGACTGGAAGATCCCCAGATCCCGTAACTTGGCCAGGGCCCTGTCTCAGgacaggagggagggggagggcgGGGAGGATGTAGAGTTGATTtggaggcaggaggaggaagaggaagatgaggccACCGTCATGGAGGAGAGGTTGTCAAAGCGTTTTAAATCTTTTTGCAGGTgggcagatgaaggtgaggtgaacTCAGAAAATGAGAGAGAGGTGGGTAAGGTGGAGGGAAGTGTGGAAGAGCACAGTGGCGAGGAGTACAGCAGCAGTGAGGGAAGGGACACCAGCAGCGCTAAGCCAGACAAGCTAGATTTACTGAAGGTGCTTCATATAGAACGACTGAAGAACATTCTGAAGCATGAGCGGACCAGCGAGAGCgagacctgcagcagcagagagagtcTAGATGAGACAGATGAAGGGCCAAACAGGAAGGGCAGGAGAATGTCTGCTTTTGCAAGTCTGGGAAAGGGTTTCCTGAAGAGACACCAGGCAGATTGGGTTAAAACTGACGCTAAAACGGATGACAAGAAGGACGAGTGCGAGACGCCACTGTTGGAGGAGCgtaggcaggaggaggaggtggcaaAACAAGAGTCTGACCAGGACAGATTCACAGTCATGAAAGTGCTGAAGCAGAAACTGTCAGCGGTTTCTCTCAGCAGGGAGgacgagcaggaggaggaggggtgtggGGAAGTGGAGGGGGGCAGcagcgaggaagaggagagtAAAGCCAAAACCAACTGGAGAGCTCGCAAAACCAGGAAAGCCATGAGGTTAAGCAGAGGCAGGCAGTGGAGAGAACCAAAGAAAGAGGGAGGGGAAGTGAAGGAGGCAGCGCAATAG
- the rubcn gene encoding run domain Beclin-1-interacting and cysteine-rich domain-containing protein isoform X2, with protein sequence MEAVAEEDAEERRREHWKLLSSLKTTVEGLLSTNNPNVWSRYGGLQRLHKDMNNILSHGLKNEQVYYKQRDYWPFVWCVRYISPHLASHVEQFRHLEPVLSSGMQSAGESYKAERWLLQSLQVHMLSAQLKPLLKHLSNTRKYYNDDAFLLSEPHVTAMFQCLEAVEQNNAKLLAQVDTVGLSPLKGPPCLGLLKSQSLCVLPVSNMAFRSADSAMKKESLSRRFTTSNVSLQEAASPNCEKSTPLGSHNGNGVSTSPPSGEGAPWVCVSNSSENKQPLGPLSVPCIQLPEATPEAGDCVDGECDDGPEYLAIGNLGQRSRCQSQSSTLSSDQGDPKGRSIHQNFLAPPLPRRSSCSEVQNGPGRKPRGHTRSFSDTNVNQKLRNESAGSDCCIKDYNPFSHQQSDSSTSSSLYMESSGPEGRSHSDGMFRKPSEGQSLISYLSEQDFGSCADLEKENAHFNISESLIAAIELMKYNLRKQQEEGEEEGDSDCEIQQLKQKIRLRRQQIRRSRLPSFPANQHMYHSTDSGGSRRSSQDSYQGLSDSGSAEEVEECELQDGCGGASMLAVSRNGLSLSLASLFSDADIKRSAGSSSRSFLSSESITPSFLQSNSAESVAMGLLRQFEGMQLPAASELDWLVPEHDAPQKLLPIPDSLPISPDDGEHADIYKLRIRVRGNLEWAPPRPQIIFNIHPPPKRKMVVAKQNYRCAGCGTRVDPDYIKRLRYCEYIGRYFCQCCHENSQVVVPGRVLMKWDFSKYYVSNFARDLLSKIAGDPLFNPNDINSGLYKKIKSLESIRVLRRQLFHMKNLFRTCRFAKEVLDQFDTLPGHLTDDLHLYSLNDLTAVRNGDLAPRMKELLKLGTVHVASCVLCQAKGFVCEFCGNDKDIIFPFQLSKCQRCEGEPSLLMAGLAGSRAPSRRPSLTLTWKDWKIPRSRNLARALSQDRREGEGGEDVELIWRQEEEEEDEATVMEERLSKRFKSFCRWADEGEVNSENEREVGKVEGSVEEHSGEEYSSSEGRDTSSAKPDKLDLLKVLHIERLKNILKHERTSESETCSSRESLDETDEGPNRKGRRMSAFASLGKGFLKRHQADWVKTDAKTDDKKDECETPLLEERRQEEEVAKQESDQDRFTVMKVLKQKLSAVSLSREDEQEEEGCGEVEGGSSEEEESKAKTNWRARKTRKAMRLSRGRQWREPKKEGGEVKEAAQ encoded by the exons ATGGAGGCGGTGGCGGAGGAAGACGCGGAGGAGCGCAG GCGGGAGCACTGGAAGCTGCTGTCCAGTCTGAAGACCACAGTGGAAGGCCTCTTGTCCACCAACAACCCCAACGTGTGGTCACGATATGGAGGTCTGCAGCGTCTGCACAAAGACATGAACAACATCCTCAGCCATGGACTGAAGAACGAGCAG GTGTACTACAAGCAGAGAGATTACTGGCCATTTGTCTGGTGTGTTCGCTATATCAGCCCACATCTTGCATCACATGTTGAACAG TTTAGGCATCTGGAGCCGGTGCTGAGCAGTGGCATGCAGAGTGCTGGTGAAAGCTACAAGGCTGAGCGCTGGCTGCTTCAAAGCTTACAAGTTCACATGTTGTCCGCTCAGCTAAAGCCTTTACTAAAGCACCTGAGTAACACAAGAAAGTACTACAATG ATGATGCCTTCCTGCTGAGCGAGCCTCACGTCACTGCGATGTTTCAGTGTCTAGAAGCTGTGGAGCAGAATAATGCCAAACTTTTAGCCCAAGTGGACACTGTAGGG TTATCACCATTGAAGGGTCCACCATGTCTGGGTTTGCTTAAGAGccagagtctgtgtgtgttgccagTGTCCAACATGGCTTTTCGGAGTGCTGACTCTGCTATGAAAAAAGAATCTCTCAGTCGTAGATTCACTACATCCAACGTCTCTCTCCAAGAGGCTGCAAGCCCAAACTGCGAAAAATCCACCCCACTAGGATCCCACAATGGCAATGGAG TCTCCACTTCACCGCCTAGTGGTGAGGGCGCCCCATGGGTCTGTGTGTCCAATTCCTCAGAGAATAAGCAACCACTGGGGCCTTTGTCAGTGCCTTGTATTCAGCTCCCAGAGGCCACCCCTGAGGCTGGTGACTGTGTTGATGGTGAATGCGATGATGGCCCAGAGTACCTGGCGATCGGCAACCTTGGGCAGCGCAGCCGGTGTCAGTCCCAGAGCTCCACTCTGAGTAGCGATCAAGGTGATCCGAAAGGCCGGTCTATACATCAGAATTTCCTCGCTCCGCCCCTTCCAAGACGGTCATCCTGCTCGGAGGTCCAGAATGGGCCAGGCCGGAAACCCAGAGGCCACACCCGCTCCTTTTCTGACACCAATGTCAATCAAAAACTCAGAAATG AATCTGCAGGCAGTGACTGTTGTATAAAGGACTACAACCCATTCTCACATCAACAGAGCGACTCCAGCACTTCCAGTTCCCTGTATATGGAATCCA GTGGGCCTGAGGGCAGGAGCCATTCTGATGGAATGTTCAGAAAGCCGTCAGAGGGTCAGAGCCTCATCAGTTACTTGTCGGAGCAGGACTTTGGCAGCTGTGCTGACCTTGAGAAG GAGAACgcacatttcaacatttcagaGTCGCTCATCGCAGCCATAGAGCTCATGAAGTACAACCTGCggaagcagcaggaagaaggtgaggaggaaggagacaGTGACTGTGAGATTCAGCAGCTCAAACAGAAAATACGCCTACGAAGGCAGCAGATCCGCCGCAGCCGACTCCCATCTTTCCCTGCAAACCAGCATA TGTACCACTCCACAGATAGCGGAGGCTCGAGGAGAAGCTCCCAGGATTCATACCAGGGTCTGTCCGACTCTGGCTCGGCTGAAGAGGTGGAAGAGTGCGAACTGCAAG ATGGCTGTGGGGGTGCCTCCATGCTGGCAGTGTCTCGGAACGGTCTCTCCCTGTCACTCGCCTCCCTGTTCTCAG ATGCAGACATTAAGCGTAGTGctggctccagcagcaggtcctTTCTCAGCTCCGAGTCAAT TACTCCCTCCTTCCTGCAGTCCAACTCTGCTGAGTCAGTAGCCATGGGTTTGCTGCGGCAGTTTGAAGGGATGCAGCTTCCTGCGGCCTCAGAGCTCGACTGGCTGGTTCCAGAGCATGACGCGCCACAGAAG TTGTTGCCAATTCCGGATTCTTTGCCAATCTCACCTGATGATGGGGAGCACGCCGACATCTACAAACTCAGGATCCGGGTCAGAGGAAACCTTGAGTGGGCTCCACCACGCCCACAAATAATCTTCAACATCCACCCTCCACCAAA AAGGAAAATGGTTGTGGCTAAACAGAACTACCGCTGCGCTGGCTGTGGTACTCGTGTTGATCCAG ACTACATTAAGAGACTTCGGTACTGCGAATACATCGGCCGCTACTTCTGCCAGTGCTGCCATGAGAATTCCCAGGTTGTGGTTCCCGGTCGAGTACTGATGAAGTGGGACTTCAGCAAGTATTATGTCAGCAACTTTGCCCGGGATCTCCTGAGCAAGATCGCTGGCGACCCGCTGTTCAACCCCAATGACATCAATAGTGGCCTTTACAAGAAGATCAAGAGTTTGGAATCTATACGG gtaTTAAGAAGGCAGCTATTCCATATGAAGAATCTGTTCAGGACGTGTCGCTTTGCAAAAGA GGTTTTGGACCAATTCGACACCCTTCCGGGTCACCTGACTGATGACCTCCACCTCTACTCCCTCAATGACCTCACAGCTGTACGCAACGGCGACCTGGCCCCTCGAATGAAAGAGCTGCTCAAACTGGGTACAGTGCATGTCGCAAGCTGTGTG CTGTGCCAGGCGAAGGGTTTTGTGTGCGAGTTCTGCGGGAACGACAAAGACATAATCTTCCCCTTTCAACTCAGCAAGTGCCAGCGCTGTGAAGGTGAGCCTTCTCTGCTCATGGCAGGCCTGGCTGGCTCTAGAGCCCCCTCACGCAGACCTTCCCTCACACTCACCTGGAAAGACTGGAAGATCCCCAGATCCCGTAACTTGGCCAGGGCCCTGTCTCAGgacaggagggagggggagggcgGGGAGGATGTAGAGTTGATTtggaggcaggaggaggaagaggaagatgaggccACCGTCATGGAGGAGAGGTTGTCAAAGCGTTTTAAATCTTTTTGCAGGTgggcagatgaaggtgaggtgaacTCAGAAAATGAGAGAGAGGTGGGTAAGGTGGAGGGAAGTGTGGAAGAGCACAGTGGCGAGGAGTACAGCAGCAGTGAGGGAAGGGACACCAGCAGCGCTAAGCCAGACAAGCTAGATTTACTGAAGGTGCTTCATATAGAACGACTGAAGAACATTCTGAAGCATGAGCGGACCAGCGAGAGCgagacctgcagcagcagagagagtcTAGATGAGACAGATGAAGGGCCAAACAGGAAGGGCAGGAGAATGTCTGCTTTTGCAAGTCTGGGAAAGGGTTTCCTGAAGAGACACCAGGCAGATTGGGTTAAAACTGACGCTAAAACGGATGACAAGAAGGACGAGTGCGAGACGCCACTGTTGGAGGAGCgtaggcaggaggaggaggtggcaaAACAAGAGTCTGACCAGGACAGATTCACAGTCATGAAAGTGCTGAAGCAGAAACTGTCAGCGGTTTCTCTCAGCAGGGAGgacgagcaggaggaggaggggtgtggGGAAGTGGAGGGGGGCAGcagcgaggaagaggagagtAAAGCCAAAACCAACTGGAGAGCTCGCAAAACCAGGAAAGCCATGAGGTTAAGCAGAGGCAGGCAGTGGAGAGAACCAAAGAAAGAGGGAGGGGAAGTGAAGGAGGCAGCGCAATAG
- the rubcn gene encoding run domain Beclin-1-interacting and cysteine-rich domain-containing protein isoform X3: MEAVAEEDAEERRREHWKLLSSLKTTVEGLLSTNNPNVWSRYGGLQRLHKDMNNILSHGLKNEQVYYKQRDYWPFVWCVRYISPHLASHVEQFRHLEPVLSSGMQSAGESYKAERWLLQSLQVHMLSAQLKPLLKHLSNTRKYYNDDAFLLSEPHVTAMFQCLEAVEQNNAKLLAQVDTVGLSPLKGPPCLGLLKSQSLCVLPVSNMAFRSADSAMKKESLSRRFTTSNVSLQEAASPNCEKSTPLGSHNGNGVSTSPPSGEGAPWVCVSNSSENKQPLGPLSVPCIQLPEATPEAGDCVDGECDDGPEYLAIGNLGQRSRCQSQSSTLSSDQGDPKGRSIHQNFLAPPLPRRSSCSEVQNGPGRKPRGHTRSFSDTNVNQKLRNGGSRRKIAVIIEDPLAESAGSDCCIKDYNPFSHQQSDSSTSSSLYMESSGPEGRSHSDGMFRKPSEGQSLISYLSEQDFGSCADLEKENAHFNISESLIAAIELMKYNLRKQQEEGEEEGDSDCEIQQLKQKIRLRRQQIRRSRLPSFPANQHMYHSTDSGGSRRSSQDSYQGLSDSGSAEEVEECELQDADIKRSAGSSSRSFLSSESITPSFLQSNSAESVAMGLLRQFEGMQLPAASELDWLVPEHDAPQKLLPIPDSLPISPDDGEHADIYKLRIRVRGNLEWAPPRPQIIFNIHPPPKRKMVVAKQNYRCAGCGTRVDPDYIKRLRYCEYIGRYFCQCCHENSQVVVPGRVLMKWDFSKYYVSNFARDLLSKIAGDPLFNPNDINSGLYKKIKSLESIRVLRRQLFHMKNLFRTCRFAKEVLDQFDTLPGHLTDDLHLYSLNDLTAVRNGDLAPRMKELLKLGTVHVASCVLCQAKGFVCEFCGNDKDIIFPFQLSKCQRCEGEPSLLMAGLAGSRAPSRRPSLTLTWKDWKIPRSRNLARALSQDRREGEGGEDVELIWRQEEEEEDEATVMEERLSKRFKSFCRWADEGEVNSENEREVGKVEGSVEEHSGEEYSSSEGRDTSSAKPDKLDLLKVLHIERLKNILKHERTSESETCSSRESLDETDEGPNRKGRRMSAFASLGKGFLKRHQADWVKTDAKTDDKKDECETPLLEERRQEEEVAKQESDQDRFTVMKVLKQKLSAVSLSREDEQEEEGCGEVEGGSSEEEESKAKTNWRARKTRKAMRLSRGRQWREPKKEGGEVKEAAQ, translated from the exons ATGGAGGCGGTGGCGGAGGAAGACGCGGAGGAGCGCAG GCGGGAGCACTGGAAGCTGCTGTCCAGTCTGAAGACCACAGTGGAAGGCCTCTTGTCCACCAACAACCCCAACGTGTGGTCACGATATGGAGGTCTGCAGCGTCTGCACAAAGACATGAACAACATCCTCAGCCATGGACTGAAGAACGAGCAG GTGTACTACAAGCAGAGAGATTACTGGCCATTTGTCTGGTGTGTTCGCTATATCAGCCCACATCTTGCATCACATGTTGAACAG TTTAGGCATCTGGAGCCGGTGCTGAGCAGTGGCATGCAGAGTGCTGGTGAAAGCTACAAGGCTGAGCGCTGGCTGCTTCAAAGCTTACAAGTTCACATGTTGTCCGCTCAGCTAAAGCCTTTACTAAAGCACCTGAGTAACACAAGAAAGTACTACAATG ATGATGCCTTCCTGCTGAGCGAGCCTCACGTCACTGCGATGTTTCAGTGTCTAGAAGCTGTGGAGCAGAATAATGCCAAACTTTTAGCCCAAGTGGACACTGTAGGG TTATCACCATTGAAGGGTCCACCATGTCTGGGTTTGCTTAAGAGccagagtctgtgtgtgttgccagTGTCCAACATGGCTTTTCGGAGTGCTGACTCTGCTATGAAAAAAGAATCTCTCAGTCGTAGATTCACTACATCCAACGTCTCTCTCCAAGAGGCTGCAAGCCCAAACTGCGAAAAATCCACCCCACTAGGATCCCACAATGGCAATGGAG TCTCCACTTCACCGCCTAGTGGTGAGGGCGCCCCATGGGTCTGTGTGTCCAATTCCTCAGAGAATAAGCAACCACTGGGGCCTTTGTCAGTGCCTTGTATTCAGCTCCCAGAGGCCACCCCTGAGGCTGGTGACTGTGTTGATGGTGAATGCGATGATGGCCCAGAGTACCTGGCGATCGGCAACCTTGGGCAGCGCAGCCGGTGTCAGTCCCAGAGCTCCACTCTGAGTAGCGATCAAGGTGATCCGAAAGGCCGGTCTATACATCAGAATTTCCTCGCTCCGCCCCTTCCAAGACGGTCATCCTGCTCGGAGGTCCAGAATGGGCCAGGCCGGAAACCCAGAGGCCACACCCGCTCCTTTTCTGACACCAATGTCAATCAAAAACTCAGAAATG GAGGCAGTCGGCGGAAAATTGCCGTAATAATTGAAGATCCTTTGGCAG AATCTGCAGGCAGTGACTGTTGTATAAAGGACTACAACCCATTCTCACATCAACAGAGCGACTCCAGCACTTCCAGTTCCCTGTATATGGAATCCA GTGGGCCTGAGGGCAGGAGCCATTCTGATGGAATGTTCAGAAAGCCGTCAGAGGGTCAGAGCCTCATCAGTTACTTGTCGGAGCAGGACTTTGGCAGCTGTGCTGACCTTGAGAAG GAGAACgcacatttcaacatttcagaGTCGCTCATCGCAGCCATAGAGCTCATGAAGTACAACCTGCggaagcagcaggaagaaggtgaggaggaaggagacaGTGACTGTGAGATTCAGCAGCTCAAACAGAAAATACGCCTACGAAGGCAGCAGATCCGCCGCAGCCGACTCCCATCTTTCCCTGCAAACCAGCATA TGTACCACTCCACAGATAGCGGAGGCTCGAGGAGAAGCTCCCAGGATTCATACCAGGGTCTGTCCGACTCTGGCTCGGCTGAAGAGGTGGAAGAGTGCGAACTGCAAG ATGCAGACATTAAGCGTAGTGctggctccagcagcaggtcctTTCTCAGCTCCGAGTCAAT TACTCCCTCCTTCCTGCAGTCCAACTCTGCTGAGTCAGTAGCCATGGGTTTGCTGCGGCAGTTTGAAGGGATGCAGCTTCCTGCGGCCTCAGAGCTCGACTGGCTGGTTCCAGAGCATGACGCGCCACAGAAG TTGTTGCCAATTCCGGATTCTTTGCCAATCTCACCTGATGATGGGGAGCACGCCGACATCTACAAACTCAGGATCCGGGTCAGAGGAAACCTTGAGTGGGCTCCACCACGCCCACAAATAATCTTCAACATCCACCCTCCACCAAA AAGGAAAATGGTTGTGGCTAAACAGAACTACCGCTGCGCTGGCTGTGGTACTCGTGTTGATCCAG ACTACATTAAGAGACTTCGGTACTGCGAATACATCGGCCGCTACTTCTGCCAGTGCTGCCATGAGAATTCCCAGGTTGTGGTTCCCGGTCGAGTACTGATGAAGTGGGACTTCAGCAAGTATTATGTCAGCAACTTTGCCCGGGATCTCCTGAGCAAGATCGCTGGCGACCCGCTGTTCAACCCCAATGACATCAATAGTGGCCTTTACAAGAAGATCAAGAGTTTGGAATCTATACGG gtaTTAAGAAGGCAGCTATTCCATATGAAGAATCTGTTCAGGACGTGTCGCTTTGCAAAAGA GGTTTTGGACCAATTCGACACCCTTCCGGGTCACCTGACTGATGACCTCCACCTCTACTCCCTCAATGACCTCACAGCTGTACGCAACGGCGACCTGGCCCCTCGAATGAAAGAGCTGCTCAAACTGGGTACAGTGCATGTCGCAAGCTGTGTG CTGTGCCAGGCGAAGGGTTTTGTGTGCGAGTTCTGCGGGAACGACAAAGACATAATCTTCCCCTTTCAACTCAGCAAGTGCCAGCGCTGTGAAGGTGAGCCTTCTCTGCTCATGGCAGGCCTGGCTGGCTCTAGAGCCCCCTCACGCAGACCTTCCCTCACACTCACCTGGAAAGACTGGAAGATCCCCAGATCCCGTAACTTGGCCAGGGCCCTGTCTCAGgacaggagggagggggagggcgGGGAGGATGTAGAGTTGATTtggaggcaggaggaggaagaggaagatgaggccACCGTCATGGAGGAGAGGTTGTCAAAGCGTTTTAAATCTTTTTGCAGGTgggcagatgaaggtgaggtgaacTCAGAAAATGAGAGAGAGGTGGGTAAGGTGGAGGGAAGTGTGGAAGAGCACAGTGGCGAGGAGTACAGCAGCAGTGAGGGAAGGGACACCAGCAGCGCTAAGCCAGACAAGCTAGATTTACTGAAGGTGCTTCATATAGAACGACTGAAGAACATTCTGAAGCATGAGCGGACCAGCGAGAGCgagacctgcagcagcagagagagtcTAGATGAGACAGATGAAGGGCCAAACAGGAAGGGCAGGAGAATGTCTGCTTTTGCAAGTCTGGGAAAGGGTTTCCTGAAGAGACACCAGGCAGATTGGGTTAAAACTGACGCTAAAACGGATGACAAGAAGGACGAGTGCGAGACGCCACTGTTGGAGGAGCgtaggcaggaggaggaggtggcaaAACAAGAGTCTGACCAGGACAGATTCACAGTCATGAAAGTGCTGAAGCAGAAACTGTCAGCGGTTTCTCTCAGCAGGGAGgacgagcaggaggaggaggggtgtggGGAAGTGGAGGGGGGCAGcagcgaggaagaggagagtAAAGCCAAAACCAACTGGAGAGCTCGCAAAACCAGGAAAGCCATGAGGTTAAGCAGAGGCAGGCAGTGGAGAGAACCAAAGAAAGAGGGAGGGGAAGTGAAGGAGGCAGCGCAATAG